The following are encoded together in the Thiobacillus sp. SCUT-2 genome:
- a CDS encoding DUF3530 family protein, which translates to MKQNLLMGWLGALAALFSMAALAQPVADYAREKKWADEVLPGLVVGDPVYLQTPRGHHRFLALFTPAAGDRAVIVVHGMGIHPDWGLIGTLRTELADRGLATLSVQMPVLAADAQGSDYPPTFPEAAARIGQAVDFLKAKGYTHLAIVSHSMGSRMSHAYLAGHPDAAVQAWASLGLSVDDYAGLKLPVLDLYGANDLAPVLTGAAKRRASLVDRHSRQETIPHADHFYTGHEAEMVDAVAGFLKTTLK; encoded by the coding sequence ATGAAGCAAAACTTGTTGATGGGATGGCTCGGAGCGCTGGCCGCGCTCTTTTCCATGGCGGCGCTCGCGCAGCCGGTCGCCGATTATGCCCGCGAGAAGAAATGGGCGGATGAAGTCCTGCCGGGCCTGGTGGTCGGCGACCCGGTCTACCTGCAAACGCCGCGCGGCCATCACAGGTTCCTCGCGCTGTTCACGCCGGCCGCAGGCGACCGTGCGGTGATCGTCGTGCACGGCATGGGTATCCACCCGGACTGGGGCCTGATCGGAACCCTGCGCACCGAACTGGCTGACCGTGGATTGGCGACCTTGTCGGTCCAGATGCCCGTCCTGGCCGCCGATGCACAGGGCAGCGACTATCCGCCGACCTTCCCCGAGGCTGCCGCGCGCATCGGCCAGGCGGTCGACTTCCTCAAGGCCAAGGGCTATACGCACCTCGCCATCGTCTCGCACAGCATGGGCTCGCGCATGAGCCATGCCTACCTTGCCGGCCATCCCGATGCGGCGGTGCAGGCATGGGCCAGCCTGGGACTCTCGGTCGACGACTACGCCGGTCTCAAGCTGCCGGTGCTGGACCTCTACGGCGCCAACGACCTGGCGCCGGTGCTGACGGGCGCGGCGAAGCGGCGTGCGTCGCTGGTGGACCGCCATTCGCGGCAGGAGACGATCCCGCATGCCGACCATTTCTACACCGGCCACGAGGCGGAAATGGTCGATGCGGTCGCGGGCTTCCTCAAGACAACCTTGAAGTAA
- a CDS encoding HD domain-containing phosphohydrolase encodes MTAKPLRIVSSSSTSSAQRDPRLRGGARVVIVDDRSTARSLLEGLARTLEPGVIVESYANPQDALAQMQFNTPDLIITDYRMPGMDGIEFTRRIRGERRLADVPVIIVTVVEERQIRYQALENGATDFLTRPIDPQECRARCMNLLALRRSQKLVAERAQWLEDQVMQATREVRTRERETLMKLAKAGEYRDEETGNHILRMSRYARLIAEELKLTAMECDEIEAAAPMHDIGKIGIPDQILLKPGRHTPEEQKIMRRHPVIGHEILADSPSRYLQMGAVIALGHHEKFDGTGYPQGLAGDAIPLPARIAAVADVFDALTSDRPYKRAWSFEDALRFVRTESGRHFDPDCVRAFELRIDAVAAIMRELGDPAS; translated from the coding sequence GTGACCGCCAAGCCTCTGCGCATCGTGTCCTCCTCGTCGACGTCCAGCGCGCAACGCGATCCGCGTCTGCGCGGCGGCGCGCGCGTGGTCATCGTCGACGACCGCAGCACGGCGCGCAGCCTGCTGGAAGGGCTGGCGCGCACGCTGGAACCGGGCGTCATCGTCGAGAGCTACGCGAATCCCCAGGACGCGCTGGCGCAGATGCAGTTCAACACCCCCGATCTCATCATCACCGACTACCGCATGCCCGGCATGGATGGCATCGAGTTCACCCGCCGCATCCGCGGCGAACGTCGACTCGCCGACGTGCCGGTCATCATCGTCACCGTGGTCGAAGAGCGCCAGATCCGCTACCAGGCGCTGGAAAACGGCGCCACCGACTTCCTTACCCGCCCGATCGATCCGCAGGAATGCCGGGCCCGCTGCATGAACCTGCTGGCGCTGCGCCGCAGCCAGAAGCTGGTGGCCGAACGCGCGCAATGGCTGGAAGACCAGGTCATGCAGGCGACCCGCGAAGTGCGCACACGCGAGCGCGAAACGCTGATGAAGCTCGCCAAGGCGGGCGAATACCGGGACGAGGAGACCGGCAACCACATCCTGCGCATGTCCCGATACGCGCGTCTGATCGCCGAGGAGCTCAAGCTGACGGCGATGGAATGCGACGAAATCGAGGCCGCCGCGCCGATGCACGACATCGGCAAGATCGGCATCCCCGACCAGATCCTGCTCAAGCCCGGCCGCCACACGCCGGAAGAGCAGAAAATCATGCGCCGCCATCCCGTGATCGGCCACGAGATCCTTGCCGACAGTCCTTCGCGCTACCTGCAGATGGGCGCGGTGATCGCGCTCGGGCACCACGAGAAGTTCGACGGCACCGGCTACCCGCAGGGCCTGGCGGGCGATGCGATTCCCTTGCCGGCGCGCATCGCGGCCGTTGCCGACGTCTTCGACGCCCTCACCTCCGACCGCCCCTACAAGCGCGCCTGGTCGTTCGAGGATGCGCTGCGCTTCGTCCGGACCGAAAGCGGCCGCCACTTCGACCCGGACTGCGTGCGCGCCTTCGAACTGCGCATCGATGCCGTGGCCGCCATCATGCGCGAACTCGGCGACCCCGCCAGCTGA
- a CDS encoding ATP-binding protein, with product MVPTPHIALPGPLRYLAKRISKRPDTESQQALVRVAIGLIFLAYFSSSLATLDAATRSGVQLFLALFTGIALLIVVLSLIDLKTSPARRIFAMGLDYATCSFLLTYTGEAGSPLLVVYLWVTLGNGFRYGVAYLYAATAMAIAGFLMVLAYSPYWSLHMSIGVAFVLSMIAVPLYTASLLKQVHTAIQRERKASLAKSSFLANMSHELRTPLNGVIGVADLLAETRLDKEQQEFAHIIRSSAHTLLELIDNVLDISRIEAGRISMTREDFDLHRLVNGTVAMLASQAHGKGLVLASHVAPQTPFHLHGDARHLRHILINLIGNAIKFTEHGRVDVYIRPVGQGQPQRLRFEIVDTGIGIPESAQARIFDSFTQADPGITRRFGGTGLGTAIAKQLVEALGGEIGLHSREAEGSTFWFELPFAVQAPDANLPAEQFDAPMRVAVLASGELSTRLQTVIRSWGAETVPVDNTARLAAELTTCLVSGTPLGAVVVERSVLPGHPVAFLHLLRDDPSLASLPVILIESDAAAPLSGDLNLTREGYASVLRTPVNSTLLFNAIHAAISHDMPENVVSLANRLQSQIEPAASLKILVAEDNPVNQRVIRGLLEHAGHKTYLAHDGEEALAMLEAEEHAFDLAIIDMHMPQLSGPEVVQRWRFMESGHLPVIMLTADARAEAQAACEEAGADTFLVKPVNSRELLDTIARIAAEMTPSQAVRPTPAPAIDPRELDESVLDELTQMGGPAFVEDLLASFNDDSARALRDIEQALSTQDYALWHDQLHMLKGGASDIGAHLLAQQCAEAERIKPFELATSVAQDRLKAVQDALVSTQAALETYQARKLRAESL from the coding sequence ATGGTTCCCACGCCGCATATCGCACTGCCCGGCCCACTTCGGTATCTCGCCAAGCGCATCAGCAAGCGGCCGGATACCGAGTCCCAGCAGGCCCTCGTCCGGGTCGCCATCGGGCTTATTTTTCTGGCCTATTTCTCCAGCAGCCTTGCGACACTCGATGCCGCCACGCGCAGCGGTGTCCAGCTTTTCCTCGCCCTGTTCACCGGGATTGCACTTCTCATTGTCGTGCTCTCGCTGATCGACTTGAAAACCTCGCCCGCGCGCCGAATCTTCGCAATGGGCCTGGATTACGCGACCTGCTCATTCCTCCTGACCTATACGGGAGAGGCCGGCAGCCCGCTGCTGGTGGTCTACCTGTGGGTCACGCTGGGCAACGGCTTCCGGTATGGCGTCGCCTACCTGTACGCCGCCACGGCCATGGCGATTGCCGGCTTCCTGATGGTGCTCGCGTATTCGCCCTATTGGAGCCTGCACATGTCGATCGGCGTGGCGTTCGTGCTGTCCATGATCGCCGTGCCGCTCTACACGGCCTCGCTCCTGAAGCAGGTCCATACCGCGATCCAGCGCGAGCGGAAGGCCAGCCTCGCGAAATCGAGCTTCCTGGCCAACATGAGCCACGAGCTCCGCACGCCGCTGAACGGCGTCATCGGCGTGGCCGACCTGCTCGCCGAGACCCGGCTGGACAAGGAGCAGCAGGAATTCGCCCACATCATCCGCAGTTCGGCCCATACCCTGCTCGAGTTGATCGACAACGTCCTCGACATCTCGCGCATCGAGGCCGGGCGCATCAGCATGACCCGCGAGGACTTCGACCTTCACCGCCTCGTCAACGGTACCGTCGCGATGCTGGCATCGCAGGCCCACGGCAAGGGGCTGGTGCTGGCGTCGCACGTCGCACCGCAGACGCCGTTTCACCTGCACGGCGACGCCCGCCACCTGCGCCACATCCTGATCAATCTGATCGGCAACGCGATCAAGTTCACCGAGCACGGCCGGGTCGACGTCTATATCCGCCCCGTCGGCCAGGGCCAGCCGCAGCGCCTGCGCTTCGAGATCGTCGACACCGGCATCGGCATCCCGGAAAGTGCGCAGGCCCGCATCTTCGACAGCTTCACGCAGGCGGATCCCGGCATCACGCGGCGCTTCGGCGGCACCGGCCTGGGGACGGCCATCGCCAAGCAGCTGGTCGAGGCCTTGGGCGGCGAGATCGGCCTGCACAGCCGGGAGGCGGAAGGCAGTACGTTCTGGTTCGAGCTGCCGTTCGCGGTGCAGGCGCCGGACGCGAACCTCCCTGCCGAGCAATTCGACGCCCCGATGCGCGTGGCCGTCCTGGCCAGCGGCGAACTAAGCACCCGCCTCCAGACGGTGATCCGGAGCTGGGGCGCCGAAACGGTTCCGGTCGACAACACGGCCCGGCTGGCTGCCGAGCTGACGACCTGTCTGGTGAGCGGCACACCGCTGGGGGCGGTGGTCGTCGAGCGCAGCGTCCTGCCGGGCCACCCGGTTGCCTTCCTGCACCTGCTGCGTGACGACCCGAGCCTGGCATCGTTGCCGGTCATCCTGATCGAATCGGATGCGGCGGCCCCGTTGTCCGGAGACCTGAACCTGACGCGCGAAGGCTACGCCTCGGTGTTGCGCACGCCGGTCAACTCGACGCTGCTCTTCAACGCGATCCATGCCGCCATCAGCCACGACATGCCCGAGAACGTCGTTTCCCTGGCGAACCGGCTGCAGTCCCAGATCGAACCCGCAGCCAGTCTGAAGATTCTCGTGGCCGAAGACAATCCGGTGAACCAGCGGGTGATCCGCGGATTGCTGGAGCATGCCGGACACAAGACCTATCTGGCGCATGACGGTGAAGAGGCCCTCGCCATGCTGGAAGCCGAGGAGCACGCGTTCGACCTGGCGATCATCGACATGCATATGCCACAGCTCTCGGGCCCTGAAGTCGTGCAGCGCTGGCGCTTCATGGAGAGCGGGCATTTGCCCGTCATCATGCTGACGGCCGATGCCCGCGCGGAAGCCCAGGCCGCCTGCGAAGAGGCCGGTGCGGACACCTTCCTGGTCAAGCCAGTCAACAGCCGCGAGCTGCTCGACACGATCGCCCGAATTGCAGCCGAGATGACGCCTAGCCAGGCGGTCCGACCAACGCCCGCTCCTGCCATCGACCCACGCGAACTCGACGAGTCGGTTCTGGATGAACTCACGCAGATGGGCGGCCCCGCTTTCGTCGAAGACCTGCTGGCCAGTTTCAACGACGATAGCGCGCGTGCGCTGCGCGACATCGAGCAGGCCTTGTCCACCCAGGACTATGCCTTGTGGCACGATCAACTGCACATGCTGAAGGGCGGCGCCAGCGATATCGGAGCCCACTTGCTGGCCCAACAGTGTGCGGAAGCCGAACGAATCAAGCCCTTCGAACTGGCCACCAGCGTCGCGCAAGACCGGTTGAAGGCCGTGCAGGATGCGCTGGTGAGCACACAGGCCGCGCTTGAGACGTATCAAGCCAGAAAACTACGCGCGGAAAGCCTTTGA
- a CDS encoding crotonase/enoyl-CoA hydratase family protein: MAHLEAVRTSLQPQQNNFSQLATYFDDKSQIAWGYMQGEPRPCFTPTLLREMLAWWGSMVSMIDNPEETDVKYFVLASSVPGIYNLGGDLDLFMKHIAARDRDALYRYAISCIDSSYAVHKHLNRPNVTSIALVQGQALGGGFECALAANVLIAERGAKMGLPEILFNLFPGMGAMTYLGRRVGYHVAEKIIRSGKLYLAEELHEMGVVDVLAEAGGGEAAVYDYVRREDKSRNGIMAMRAAREISQPASYEELIRITEIWVDAALRLESKDLRMMERLVNRQTSKIDMRSVDAEVSKAFRA; this comes from the coding sequence ATGGCACATCTGGAAGCAGTTCGTACTTCGTTGCAGCCGCAACAAAACAATTTCAGCCAACTGGCGACGTATTTCGACGATAAGAGCCAGATCGCATGGGGCTACATGCAAGGGGAGCCGCGCCCGTGCTTTACGCCCACGCTGTTGCGGGAAATGCTGGCATGGTGGGGCAGCATGGTCAGCATGATCGACAATCCCGAGGAAACCGACGTGAAATATTTCGTCTTGGCGTCGAGCGTGCCGGGAATATATAACCTCGGCGGGGATCTCGACCTTTTCATGAAGCACATTGCGGCGCGCGACCGCGATGCGCTCTATCGCTATGCCATCTCGTGCATCGATTCCTCCTATGCGGTGCACAAGCACTTGAACCGCCCGAACGTGACCAGCATCGCTCTGGTGCAGGGCCAGGCATTGGGCGGCGGCTTTGAATGCGCGCTGGCAGCCAATGTTCTGATCGCGGAGCGTGGAGCGAAAATGGGGCTGCCGGAGATTCTTTTCAATCTGTTTCCGGGCATGGGGGCGATGACCTACCTGGGGCGGCGAGTGGGGTATCACGTGGCCGAGAAAATCATTCGCAGCGGCAAGCTCTATCTTGCCGAAGAGTTGCATGAGATGGGGGTGGTGGATGTCCTCGCTGAGGCTGGCGGGGGAGAGGCCGCGGTTTACGACTATGTTCGGCGCGAAGACAAATCCCGCAACGGGATCATGGCGATGCGTGCGGCACGCGAGATCAGTCAGCCGGCCTCCTACGAAGAATTGATCCGCATTACCGAAATATGGGTCGATGCGGCGCTTCGCCTCGAGTCAAAGGATCTGAGAATGATGGAGCGTTTGGTGAATCGGCAAACCAGCAAAATCGACATGCGGAGCGTCGATGCCGAGGTATCAAAGGCTTTCCGCGCGTAG
- a CDS encoding sulfite exporter TauE/SafE family protein, whose protein sequence is MIDPALFAACGALGLVVGFLAGLLGVGGGLIIVPALIFLLHGQGLAAGMEPQLALGTSLASILFTSLSSVRAHHRHGAVEWPVVRRIASGIVVGTLAGAMLATQMPATVLKVFFVVFLFYAATQMWLDFKPTPHRALPGRAGTAVAGGLIGAVSSWVGIGGGTLSVPFMLWHNVPLHRAIATSAAIGFPIAVAGAAGYVLGGWHAPGLPSGSLGFVYLPALAGIVVGSVLTAPLGARTAHRLPVRRLKRVFALLLFALALRMLWSF, encoded by the coding sequence ATGATCGACCCGGCGCTGTTCGCCGCCTGCGGCGCGTTGGGTCTCGTCGTAGGCTTCCTCGCCGGGCTCCTCGGCGTCGGCGGCGGCCTCATCATCGTGCCGGCGCTGATCTTCCTCCTGCACGGCCAAGGCCTTGCGGCCGGCATGGAGCCGCAGCTCGCGCTCGGTACCTCGCTGGCGTCGATCCTCTTCACCTCGCTGTCCAGCGTGCGTGCGCACCATCGCCACGGTGCCGTCGAATGGCCGGTGGTACGGCGCATCGCGTCCGGCATCGTTGTCGGCACGCTGGCCGGCGCGATGCTGGCGACGCAGATGCCGGCCACGGTGCTGAAGGTGTTCTTCGTCGTGTTTCTGTTCTACGCTGCCACCCAGATGTGGCTCGATTTCAAGCCCACGCCGCACCGCGCGCTGCCCGGGCGGGCCGGCACCGCCGTCGCGGGCGGCCTGATCGGTGCCGTATCGAGCTGGGTCGGCATCGGCGGCGGCACGCTGTCCGTGCCCTTCATGCTGTGGCACAACGTGCCGCTCCACCGCGCGATCGCCACCTCGGCCGCAATCGGCTTTCCGATTGCGGTGGCGGGCGCCGCAGGCTACGTGCTGGGCGGCTGGCACGCGCCCGGCCTGCCCTCGGGCAGCCTCGGCTTCGTCTACCTGCCGGCGCTGGCGGGCATCGTCGTGGGCAGCGTGCTCACCGCGCCGCTGGGCGCACGCACCGCCCATCGCCTGCCGGTGCGCAGGCTGAAGCGGGTTTTTGCGCTGCTTCTGTTCGCGCTGGCGCTGCGCATGCTCTGGAGTTTCTAG
- a CDS encoding EVE domain-containing protein encodes MRYWLMKSEPSDVSIDDLAAMSKQSVAWYGVRNYQARNFMRDQMKVGDKVLFYHSSCAEPGIVGLAEVSVLAYPDATQFDPKNKYFDPKATPENPRWFNVDVRLVKKTRLMPLAEIRGYPELANMRILQKGNRLSITPVDPAEYAFIVKHL; translated from the coding sequence ATGCGCTACTGGCTGATGAAATCCGAACCCAGCGACGTCAGCATCGACGACCTCGCTGCCATGTCCAAGCAAAGCGTCGCCTGGTACGGCGTGCGCAACTACCAGGCGCGCAATTTCATGCGCGACCAGATGAAGGTCGGCGACAAGGTGTTGTTCTACCACTCGTCGTGCGCCGAGCCGGGCATCGTCGGGCTGGCCGAAGTCAGCGTGCTCGCGTATCCCGACGCCACCCAGTTCGATCCGAAGAACAAGTATTTCGACCCCAAGGCGACGCCCGAGAATCCGCGCTGGTTCAACGTCGACGTCAGGCTCGTGAAGAAGACGCGGCTGATGCCGCTGGCCGAGATCCGCGGCTATCCCGAGCTCGCCAACATGCGCATCCTGCAGAAGGGCAACCGCCTCTCGATCACGCCGGTCGATCCGGCCGAGTACGCCTTCATCGTCAAGCATCTGTGA
- a CDS encoding phosphatase PAP2 family protein — MMEPSPAPSWRRQIAARVAVLWPLKALGTMGFMLLFFWAYFAVLRNPLTPPVVMPVTWLDRWIGFSPAALPAYLSLWVYVSLAPALLGSLRALLLFGLWIAWLCVFCLAIFWIFPTSTPPAAIDWAAYPQFAFIKGLDAASNAFPSLHVATAVFSAFWLDRLFARLAAPRLLQWLNVLQCSVIIWSTIATRQHVVLDAVGGLAVGIVFAVLSLRRARGDY; from the coding sequence ATGATGGAGCCTTCGCCCGCACCCTCCTGGCGCCGCCAGATCGCCGCCCGCGTCGCTGTCCTGTGGCCGCTCAAGGCGCTCGGCACGATGGGCTTCATGCTGCTGTTCTTCTGGGCCTATTTCGCCGTCCTGCGCAATCCGCTGACGCCGCCCGTGGTCATGCCGGTGACCTGGCTCGACCGCTGGATCGGGTTCTCTCCGGCGGCGCTGCCGGCCTACCTGTCGCTTTGGGTCTACGTCTCGCTGGCGCCGGCGCTGCTCGGCAGCCTGCGCGCCCTGCTCCTGTTCGGCCTCTGGATCGCCTGGCTGTGCGTGTTCTGCCTGGCGATCTTCTGGATCTTTCCCACCAGCACGCCGCCGGCCGCGATCGACTGGGCGGCCTATCCCCAGTTCGCCTTCATCAAGGGCCTCGACGCGGCGAGCAACGCGTTTCCGTCGCTGCACGTCGCGACCGCCGTGTTCTCCGCGTTCTGGCTCGACCGCCTGTTCGCCCGCCTCGCCGCCCCGCGGCTGCTGCAGTGGCTGAACGTGCTGCAGTGTTCGGTTATCATCTGGTCGACGATCGCCACCCGGCAGCACGTCGTGCTCGATGCCGTCGGCGGGCTGGCGGTCGGAATCGTCTTTGCCGTCCTCTCGCTTCGCCGCGCCCGCGGCGATTACTGA